The Rhizobium sp. CCGE531 genomic sequence TCGACCACGTCGACCGTATTGGCATCCGGCTGGCGCTGGATGGCGAGAATGATCGCGCGCTTGCCGTCATACCAGGAGCCGGTATTGGTGTTCTCCACGCTGTCCTGCACGTCGGCGACATCGCCGAGATGGATCGGCGCGCCTTTTGGATTCGCGATGACAAGCGAACGGAATTCCTCGGCATTGGTGCGCTGGGTATCGGAATTGATGGTCATGCTCTGCGAATTGTTCCGCAGAGTACCGACCGGGACCTGGCTATTGGCGTTAACGAGCGCACTATTGACGGTGTCGATGCCTATGCTGCGGTTCTGCAGCTTGGCGGGATCGACTTCGACGCGTACGGCATAAGTCTGGGCGCCGAAAACAGTCACTTCCGCCACGCCGGGAAGTGTCGAAAGTGACGGCGAGATGATGTCTTCGGCGATCTCGTCGAGCTTGCTGCGCGGCATCGTATCGCTCTGCACGGCCAGCAGCATGATCGGTGCGTCCGCGGGGTTGGTCTTGCGGTAGCTCGGTGGCGTCGTCAGGTTATCAGGCAGTTGTCGGGTCGCGTGCGAGATTGCCGCCTGAACGTCGGCGGCGGCGGCATCGATATCGCGGCTGAGGTCGAATTGCAGCACGATACTGGTGTTGCCGAGCGAGTTGGTCGACGAAATCTCGCTGATGCCGGGGATCGTCTCGAACTGCTTGATCAGCGGCGTCGAAACCGACGTCGCCATGGTCTGCGGCGAGGCGCCATTCAACTGTGCGGTGACGTTGATGGTCGGGAAGTCGACTTGCGGCAGTGCGGCCACGGGAACAAGCTGGTATCCCGCCAGGCCAGCCATGATCACACCTAGGGCCAGAAGCGTCGTCGCGACCGGCCGTCGGATACAGAAGGCGGGAATCATTGCTGTGCTCCGACGGAAATCGTTTCGGTTTTCTGACCCGACTGATCGTCAGCCGAGGCGACTTTCCGCGGCGTGCCATCGCTGAACTGCTCGACTACGCTCTGGCCGTCATTCAGCTGCACCTGTCCTTCCGTGACGACATGGTCGCCTTCCGAGAGGCCCTTGGCGACTGCTGTAAATGCGCCGTTCTGCCTAGCAACCGTGACCGGCGTCAGATGCACCTTGTCATCCTTGACGACATAGGCAAAAAAGCCATCCGGACCGGGGCTGATCGAAACAGTGGGCGCGACGATGACCGGCTGGTTGTCGTTGAAGTGCATGACGATGTTGACCGACTGGCCGGGCCAGATGGCGCCGTTCGCGTTGTCGAACTTCGCCTTGGCGAGAATGGTGCCGGAAGCCGCATCGACCTGGTTGTCGTAGAAGCTCATGGCGCCCTGGCGCGTCTTGCCTTCGGCGGACCGCGGCACGGTGCTGACCGGCACGGTGCCGCCCTTCATGGCCTCTTCGAGTTCGCGAAGATGGCTTTCCTGCAAATGGAACTTGACGTAGATCGGGTCATATTGCGCGATCGAAACAATCGCGGTCCCGGCGCTGACATAGGCGCCGACGCTGAGCTGCACATCGCCGAGGCGGCCGTCATACGGCGCCCGGATTTCGGTATGCTCCAGAAGCACCTGGTCAGATGCGAGCTGCGCCTTGTCGCCGTTGACTGTCGCAACGGCCGTATCGCGTGCCGCGACCGCCTGATCGACCGTCTGCTGCGTGCCGGCATTGTTGAGCAGGTTCTTGGCGCGGGTAAGCGCTGCTTCCGCCTCGACGAGGGTTGCCTGATCCTTGGCGAGGTTTGCCTTATCCTTATCGACCAAGGCTTGCGCTGTGCGCGGGTCGAGCTTGGCAATCAGGTCGCCCGCCTTGACCATGGCGCCATCCTGCGCCTCGATCTCTGTGATCAGGCCTGCTTCCTGTGCGGCTATGGTGGTGGTGTCCTGCGCATCGGCCCAGCCGGTGGCCGTCACATCGTTCGCCAACGACCTTTTCGTTACGGCAACGGACTTGACGGCGACGGCTTCGCGCTTGTGACCGCCCGCTTGCGTCGTCTTGCTGGCGTCTTTGGTCTCTGCGGATGCTTGGTCGACAAATGCGGAAAGAAAAGGAATACGGTCGCGATAGCCCCAGGCAACAAGGGCGGCGACGACAAGAAGGCCGAGGGGAAGCCAGAATTTTTTCATATTAAAGAACCGGTCGAGGCGAGTTGCGGGAAGCGCGATGACGTTGAAGTGTATTTATTGCGTCGCACAACAAAGACGAGCTTCGCCGCAATTCATCACATCGCTGTTACCGCTAACGTTCGGTAATTCTGTCCCTATAACGTGAATTCGTGAACGTTGATCCAGCCCAATTTACCACAGTTCGGCAGGACGAAAAATTAAAGCTTGGAAAGCTTTGGGATTGCTTTCGTTTGTGCAGTGCAACAAATAGTCAAATGACTACTTTTTGATTGCCGTCATGTAATAATCGGACGGCTCGACGGCTGGATGCGGTATTTACAGTGGAGAGGTGGTCGCAAACCTCATAGCAGGTTGCCGTCATCGCTCACGTAATTGTGTTGTCGGGGCCTGCTTAAAAAGCCCCTTCTTTTGTTCGCGGTTGGCGACCTTAAAGTGACTTTGCAGCCCCGCCGTCGCAACGGACCAATGTTCCCGTGACGTAGCTTGCCGGTTCGCTGCAGAGGAAGGCGGCCGTTGCAGCGAATTCTTCGACACGGCCATAGCGGCCGACGGGAATGCGCTGCTGACGCTCGGCGCTGACGTCTTCCAGGCTCCGGCCTCCACGCTTGGCAGCAGCCGTGTCAAGCTCGGCCAATCGGTCGGTGGCGATGCTGCCCGGCAGAAGCATGTTCACCGTGATGCCATGCGCCGCCACTTCGCTCGCCAGCGTCTTGCTCCATCCGGCAAGGGCCGGGCGCAGCGTGTTGGAGAGCGCAAGGTTGGGAATGGGCTCGATGACGCCGGAGGAGGCGACCGTGAGGATGCGCCCCCAGCCTTGTGCCTTCATGCCTGGCAGCAGCGCGTTGGTCAGCGTGATGATCCGCGACACCATGGAGATGAAATAGGTCTCCAGCCGGTCGGCGGTCATATCCTCCGTCGTTCCAGGCGTCGGGCCGCCGCTGTTGTTGATGAGAATGTCGATGCCGCCGAGCTTCTCGGTTGCAGCCTTGGTGACGACATCAACGAAGTTCTCGTCGTTGAGGTCGGCCCAAATCCAATCCGCGCGACCCTTGCCTTCGGCATTGATGGCCCTGCAATTGCCGTCAAGCCTTTCGCCGCTGCGGCCGCAGAGCAGGACGTTCACGCCCTCGCGGGCCAGCGCTACCGCGATCCCATGGCCGAGCCCCTTGGATGAGGCAAGCACCAGCGCGCGCTTTCCGCCGATACGAAGATCCATCTTGATCACCCTTCATGCTATACGGAATTCCCGATCGGCTCTTATAGAGCGCCATCGGGCGATTATGGAAGTCACGCTCCGGAGATGGCGACAAATACCATTAGAATATTGACGTTGACGTAAGGGTAATTTAACTTGTTTCGCGCGGTGGACGAATTGGAGGATTGCCTGTCGCTTCCCGGCTCGACAATCCTCTCCCGTTTTGACAAGAGATAATCGAAACGGGGAAGACGCCCAAAGGGGACAAGGTTGCGATCCGATATCATCGGACGCCGCCAAGCGGAGAAGATGAATGACTGACGCGAGCGAGCTGCCGGAACGCGAGAGCATGGAATTCGACGTTGTGATTGTCGGCGCGGGGCCTGCGGGCCTGTCGGCTGCAATCCGGCTGAAGCAGATCAACCCGGATCTGACCGTCGTCGTGCTCGAGAAGGGGGCCGAAGTCGGCGCGCATATCCTGTCGGGCGCCGTCGTTGACCCGATCGGTATCGACCGGCTGCTGCCGGATTGGCGCGAAGAGGAGGGGCATCCCTTCAAGACCGAGGTGACGGACGATCACTTCCTGTTCCTAGGCCCCGCCGGATCCGTCCGCCTGCCGAATTTCATGATGCCGCCGCTGATGAGCAATCACGGCAATTACATCGTCTCGCTCGGCAATGTCTGTCGTTGGCTGGCCGAGAAGGCCGAGGCGCTGGGCGTCGAGATCTATCCCGGCTTTGCCGCGACCGAAGTGCTCTATAATGACGAGGGCGCCGTCATCGGCGTCGCCACCGGCGACATGGGCATCGAGAAGAATGGCGAGCCCGGCCCGAACTATACGCGCGGCATGGCATTGCTTGGCAAATATGTGCTGATCGGCGAGGGCGTGCGCGGCTCGCTCGCCAAGCAGCTCATTGCCAAGTTCGATCTGTCGCGGAACAGCGATGTGCCGAAGTTCGGCATCGGCGTCAAGGAACTCTGGGAGGTCAAGCCGGAGAACCACAAAAAGGGTCTCGTGCAGCACTCCTTCGGCTGGCCGCTCGGCATGAAAACCGGCGGCGGCTCGTTCCTCTATCATCTGGAGGACAATCTGGTTGCCGTCGGCTTCGTCGTGCACCTGAACTACAAGAACCCCTATCTCTATCCCTTCGAGGAATTCCAACGCTTCAAGACGCATCCGGCGATCCGCGGCACCTTCGAGGGCGGCAAGCGCATCTCCTATGGCGCCCGCGCCATCACCGAGGGCGGTTACCAATCGGTGCCGAAGCTGACCTTCCCAGGCGGCGCCCTGATCGGCTGTTCGGCCGGCTTCGTCAACGTTCCCCGCATCAAGGGCAGCCACAATGCGGTGCTGTCGGGCATGCTGGCGGCCGACAGGATCGCCGAGGCGATCGCGGCCGGTCGCGGCAATGACGAGGTGATCGAGATCGAGAACGAATGGCGTGCTTCCGACATCGGCAAGGATCTGAAGCGGGTCAGGAACGTCAAGCCGCTATGGTCGAAATTCGGCACGGCGATCGGCGTGACGCTCGGCGGTCTCGACATGTGGACGAACCAGCTCCTCGGCTTCTCCTTCTTCGGCACGCTGAAGCATGGCAAGACGGATGCGCAGAGCCTGGAGCCGGCCTCCAAGCACACGAAGATCGACTATCCGAAGCCGGATGGCGTGCTGACCTTCGACCGTCTTTCCTCGGTGTTCCTGTCGAACACCAATCACGAGGAAGACCAGCCGGTGCATCTGCAGGTCAGGGACATGGCGCTGCAGGTATCGTCGGAACACGACGTCTATGCCGGTCCGTCGACGCGTTACTGTCCGGCGGGCGTTTATGAATGGGTGGAGAAAGACGGCAAGGAAACCTTTGTCATCAACGCCCAGAACTGCGTCCACTGCAAGACCTGCGACATCAAGGATCCGAACCAGAACATCAACTGGGTCCCGCCACAGGGCGGCGAGGGGCCGGTCTATCCGAATATGTGAGATGCGATGACCGAGATCGGGCAAGACACCTGGCTGATCCGCCCAGCCAGGGCCGGCGAGCTGCATTTGCTTGCTGATATCGAGATCGATGCCTTTTGGGCTCTGCATGAGGCCGGCGCTGTCGCCTGCGAGCCGACAACCCTGCCTCTCGACACCCTGCGACAATCCCTGGCGGAAGACTTGCTGTTCGTTGCCGTCGACGGCGATAACAAGCCGTTTGGTTTCCTGGCCGGCCTACGGAAGGACGGTTCCATATATATAGCCGAAATCGATGTCATCAGGCGCTGGCAGAAGCGAGGCGTCGGACGCCGGCTGATGGAAACAGCCATTGCCGCGGCGAGAGCGCAAGGAGCCTCAGGCGTCACTCTGACGACGGACCGGCAGGTGGCCTTCAATGCGCCGTTCTACGCTTCTGTGGGATTTCGCATCCTGGAGGGCGAGGATAGGCCAGCCGTTCTCACGCAGATTCTGGAAAATGAGGTTGCCTACGGCGCCGATCCGCTCAGACGCGTGGCTATGGCGGTTCGATTTTGATCTTTGTTCCCTGAATTGCGTTGGAACAAACAGAAAGAGCGATTCAGTATTTCGCTGAACCGCTCCGTATTTCCGCAAGGTGCGAATTAGTGCTGAACGGACTTCCGGGCGAGCAGGCCAGTGGAGAGTGCGACGCCCGCGCCGGTTACGATCGCCGCCGCAATCCCTGCTGTTCCGATTTCCTCACCAAGCAGGAAGCCGCCGCCGATCGTGGCGAGGACTGGCGTGATGGCGGTGAAGGCTGCGGCCTGCGTGCCGCCGAGAGCCTGCACGGCAAGGCCATAGGCGAGGGTGGCGGCAAGGCCGGACAGCAGGCCCTGGCTGACGATCTGCAGGCCGATTTCCGGCAGCGGCACCGACGTCAGCGAGCTGCCGAAGATGGCGGCCAATCCGACATGGATCAGGAACGACCAGACGGCGATGATGGCGCTTGATTGCACGGCGTTCAGCCCGGAGCGGCGGAAGGCATGGGTGTAGCTTGCCCAGAGCACGGCGGAAAGCGGCAGCAGCGTGAAGCCCTCGCAGGAGATCTGCACGCCATAGAGGCTGCGGGCAAGCAGGATCACGACGCCGGCGACGATGCCGCCAAGGCCGAGCCAGCGGGTGACATCGAGCCGTTCACGAAAGATCAGCACGCCGATCAGAGCGGTTGCCAGCGGCATGGAGCCGCCGAGCAGGATGCCGGCCGAGGAGGCGGGCGTGAATTGAATGGCAAGGGTGGTCAGCTGGAAGAAGAGGGCGCCGGAGCCGCAAACCATCAGCACCAGCAGTTTCAACGGTACGCCCTTCGGCAGCAGGCCGGTCCGCCACCAGACGGGGGCCAGCACCAGCGCCGGCACGCCATAGCGCAGCAGGCCAAGGTCGATCGTGCTCATCTGGGTTTCGGCCGTATGGCGCGTG encodes the following:
- a CDS encoding efflux RND transporter periplasmic adaptor subunit, which encodes MKKFWLPLGLLVVAALVAWGYRDRIPFLSAFVDQASAETKDASKTTQAGGHKREAVAVKSVAVTKRSLANDVTATGWADAQDTTTIAAQEAGLITEIEAQDGAMVKAGDLIAKLDPRTAQALVDKDKANLAKDQATLVEAEAALTRAKNLLNNAGTQQTVDQAVAARDTAVATVNGDKAQLASDQVLLEHTEIRAPYDGRLGDVQLSVGAYVSAGTAIVSIAQYDPIYVKFHLQESHLRELEEAMKGGTVPVSTVPRSAEGKTRQGAMSFYDNQVDAASGTILAKAKFDNANGAIWPGQSVNIVMHFNDNQPVIVAPTVSISPGPDGFFAYVVKDDKVHLTPVTVARQNGAFTAVAKGLSEGDHVVTEGQVQLNDGQSVVEQFSDGTPRKVASADDQSGQKTETISVGAQQ
- a CDS encoding SDR family oxidoreductase; its protein translation is MDLRIGGKRALVLASSKGLGHGIAVALAREGVNVLLCGRSGERLDGNCRAINAEGKGRADWIWADLNDENFVDVVTKAATEKLGGIDILINNSGGPTPGTTEDMTADRLETYFISMVSRIITLTNALLPGMKAQGWGRILTVASSGVIEPIPNLALSNTLRPALAGWSKTLASEVAAHGITVNMLLPGSIATDRLAELDTAAAKRGGRSLEDVSAERQQRIPVGRYGRVEEFAATAAFLCSEPASYVTGTLVRCDGGAAKSL
- a CDS encoding electron transfer flavoprotein-ubiquinone oxidoreductase, whose product is MTDASELPERESMEFDVVIVGAGPAGLSAAIRLKQINPDLTVVVLEKGAEVGAHILSGAVVDPIGIDRLLPDWREEEGHPFKTEVTDDHFLFLGPAGSVRLPNFMMPPLMSNHGNYIVSLGNVCRWLAEKAEALGVEIYPGFAATEVLYNDEGAVIGVATGDMGIEKNGEPGPNYTRGMALLGKYVLIGEGVRGSLAKQLIAKFDLSRNSDVPKFGIGVKELWEVKPENHKKGLVQHSFGWPLGMKTGGGSFLYHLEDNLVAVGFVVHLNYKNPYLYPFEEFQRFKTHPAIRGTFEGGKRISYGARAITEGGYQSVPKLTFPGGALIGCSAGFVNVPRIKGSHNAVLSGMLAADRIAEAIAAGRGNDEVIEIENEWRASDIGKDLKRVRNVKPLWSKFGTAIGVTLGGLDMWTNQLLGFSFFGTLKHGKTDAQSLEPASKHTKIDYPKPDGVLTFDRLSSVFLSNTNHEEDQPVHLQVRDMALQVSSEHDVYAGPSTRYCPAGVYEWVEKDGKETFVINAQNCVHCKTCDIKDPNQNINWVPPQGGEGPVYPNM
- a CDS encoding GNAT family N-acetyltransferase, translating into MTEIGQDTWLIRPARAGELHLLADIEIDAFWALHEAGAVACEPTTLPLDTLRQSLAEDLLFVAVDGDNKPFGFLAGLRKDGSIYIAEIDVIRRWQKRGVGRRLMETAIAAARAQGASGVTLTTDRQVAFNAPFYASVGFRILEGEDRPAVLTQILENEVAYGADPLRRVAMAVRF
- a CDS encoding DMT family transporter, translated to MTALSLSTRKATPTAIGYAGAVVTVLIWANWILATRHTAETQMSTIDLGLLRYGVPALVLAPVWWRTGLLPKGVPLKLLVLMVCGSGALFFQLTTLAIQFTPASSAGILLGGSMPLATALIGVLIFRERLDVTRWLGLGGIVAGVVILLARSLYGVQISCEGFTLLPLSAVLWASYTHAFRRSGLNAVQSSAIIAVWSFLIHVGLAAIFGSSLTSVPLPEIGLQIVSQGLLSGLAATLAYGLAVQALGGTQAAAFTAITPVLATIGGGFLLGEEIGTAGIAAAIVTGAGVALSTGLLARKSVQH